The following coding sequences lie in one Halorhabdus rudnickae genomic window:
- a CDS encoding DUF7527 domain-containing protein, translating into MTTRAIERVDQWETRSFGGGYRGLQELARQDFSGVVRSPAGTLCMLNGTVVGIIGGAIEDFEAADGTAYEAPTPALPLLIVMQDRGDEVRAKYYTEETPLSKVDTTLSDGGFTGYIELSENVLSGDYYVVYHGGRSMGVAFVGNSGQLLSEDEAFQRADGEVGIYKVRAVDVDPIEIPASGSSTAASDDVDQDATTVAGGAPGSTEDSAGDEPAENESDERATPPEEPTEGTMSGDEEPGTGEPSTGKPGTGEPSAEEPSAGKSGTGEPNPEETDTAEATASDEAESTASETETAGTVDDAETSPETTTEAETTDDGPREAAERTTTPASGGSSEQGATTQERETNDTAQRDRSATAETTTTGQETESAARTTEHERRPTADTTAETEEQTREKTQSGTPSTGKEQVESARSERETARSRSREPSGSDRSTGGSSAHDSSAGSADDLETRTIPSLDPDRTRSETTDDATTESTMGETHPTARPKPEPSDETEPHSAVADTSAETAQEETTSETTAETPTESEETERDASTETVDDESANAGTDDRVRDVEETIAEREGRIEELEAQLESAREERDEIANERDELLDECDKLQTELEQAREELADLREQRDSLQTRLEEVDAPDTTAETRLSRAEAMDGTDLFVRYDSKGEPTLKTVHDSGASRSDINENLNVEYHTQFETDGAVVADQPFDAFLRETIEFRFVSWLLRQLAFDIRDTGHQNGLSDLYDALPLVDRAELNGEASVEYTEDGQTKRSHETFDVVLRDRMGNPLVVANFNDTREAATEDDMRSLVTTATRVSESNESLAGAMYVTASFFEPEALKTAAESTGGGLLSRDKRESFVKVSRKQGYHLCLVEARDEQFHMPVPEL; encoded by the coding sequence CCACGCCGGCGCTCCCGTTGTTGATCGTCATGCAGGACCGCGGCGACGAGGTCCGGGCGAAGTACTACACGGAGGAGACGCCGCTCTCGAAGGTCGATACGACGCTCTCCGACGGCGGCTTTACCGGCTACATCGAACTCTCGGAAAACGTTCTCAGCGGGGACTACTACGTCGTCTATCACGGCGGGCGCTCGATGGGCGTCGCCTTCGTCGGCAACAGCGGGCAGTTGTTGAGTGAGGACGAGGCCTTCCAGCGGGCCGACGGCGAGGTCGGGATCTACAAGGTCCGGGCCGTCGATGTCGATCCGATCGAGATTCCTGCGTCCGGAAGCTCGACCGCGGCGTCGGACGACGTGGACCAGGACGCCACGACGGTCGCTGGGGGAGCGCCCGGATCCACCGAGGATTCGGCCGGCGACGAACCCGCCGAGAACGAGTCCGACGAACGGGCGACGCCCCCCGAGGAGCCAACCGAAGGGACAATGTCGGGTGACGAAGAACCGGGCACGGGAGAGCCGAGTACTGGAAAGCCGGGTACGGGAGAACCAAGTGCCGAAGAACCGAGTGCCGGGAAATCGGGAACCGGAGAACCGAATCCAGAAGAGACGGACACGGCTGAGGCGACCGCGTCCGACGAAGCCGAGAGTACGGCCAGTGAGACGGAAACCGCTGGAACAGTCGACGACGCCGAGACAAGCCCGGAGACAACGACAGAGGCAGAGACAACAGACGACGGGCCGAGGGAGGCTGCCGAGCGGACGACCACGCCGGCCAGCGGCGGATCGAGTGAGCAAGGAGCCACAACCCAAGAACGCGAAACGAACGACACAGCCCAGCGGGATCGGTCGGCCACTGCCGAGACGACGACCACCGGACAGGAGACCGAGTCCGCGGCGAGGACGACCGAGCACGAGCGACGACCGACGGCAGACACTACCGCCGAAACCGAGGAACAAACACGTGAGAAGACCCAGTCTGGAACGCCATCCACCGGGAAAGAGCAAGTCGAATCTGCGCGTTCGGAGCGAGAAACGGCGAGAAGCCGTTCCCGGGAGCCTTCAGGGAGTGATCGGTCAACAGGAGGGAGTTCGGCACACGATTCCTCGGCAGGCAGTGCGGATGATCTCGAAACCCGGACGATCCCCTCGCTCGACCCGGACCGGACGAGGAGCGAGACCACGGACGACGCCACGACGGAGTCGACGATGGGCGAAACCCATCCGACGGCCCGTCCGAAACCGGAACCGAGTGACGAAACGGAGCCCCACAGCGCCGTCGCCGACACGTCGGCCGAGACAGCTCAAGAGGAGACAACGTCCGAAACGACGGCCGAGACGCCGACAGAATCCGAGGAGACGGAGAGAGACGCATCGACCGAGACGGTCGATGACGAGAGCGCCAACGCCGGAACCGACGACCGCGTTCGGGATGTAGAGGAGACGATCGCCGAACGAGAGGGACGGATCGAGGAACTCGAGGCACAACTCGAAAGTGCCCGTGAGGAGCGCGATGAGATCGCCAACGAACGGGACGAACTCCTGGACGAGTGCGACAAACTGCAGACGGAACTCGAGCAGGCACGCGAGGAGTTGGCCGACCTCAGAGAGCAACGCGACTCCCTACAGACCCGGCTCGAAGAAGTCGATGCGCCGGATACCACAGCCGAAACGCGACTCAGCCGGGCGGAAGCGATGGATGGGACGGATCTGTTCGTTCGATACGACTCGAAAGGAGAGCCGACACTGAAGACGGTCCACGACAGCGGAGCGAGCCGCTCGGACATCAACGAGAACCTCAACGTCGAGTACCACACCCAGTTCGAAACCGACGGCGCGGTCGTCGCCGATCAGCCCTTCGATGCGTTCCTTCGAGAGACGATCGAGTTCCGATTCGTGTCCTGGCTCCTTCGCCAGTTGGCCTTCGATATCCGTGACACCGGTCACCAGAACGGCCTGTCGGATCTCTACGACGCTTTGCCGCTGGTCGACCGAGCGGAACTCAACGGGGAGGCCAGCGTCGAATACACCGAGGACGGCCAGACGAAGCGATCACACGAAACCTTCGACGTCGTATTGCGCGACCGCATGGGCAATCCGCTGGTCGTCGCGAACTTCAACGACACTCGCGAGGCGGCCACCGAAGACGACATGCGTTCGCTCGTCACGACGGCCACCCGAGTCAGCGAATCCAACGAATCGCTGGCCGGGGCGATGTACGTCACCGCGAGCTTCTTTGAACCGGAAGCACTGAAAACTGCGGCCGAGTCGACCGGCGGGGGCCTGCTCAGTCGAGACAAGCGCGAGAGCTTCGTGAAGGTCTCCCGCAAACAGGGGTATCACCTATGTCTCGTCGAGGCGCGGGACGAACAATTCCACATGCCTGTCCCGGAACTGTAG
- a CDS encoding adenylosuccinate synthase, whose protein sequence is MTVTIVGSQLGDEGKGRVVDLYSDEADVVVRYQGGDNAGHTVCHSGEEYKLSLVPSGAIRGKVGVLGNGCVINPRTLFDELEMLRERGLEPDVRVAERAHVIMPFHRVLDGIEEDVKSEDDQEVGTTGRGIGPTYEDKAGRRGVRIGDLLDPEVLRERLEYVVPQKRAIADDVYDLDPDDLEAYPNAFDIDALFEEFREYGRRIEREDMAVNAGAFLSDAREAGKRLMLEGAQGTIIDIDHGNYPYVTSSNPTAGGATVGTGLSPGVIGDGEVIGIVKAYLTRVGSGPLPTELAGVEGDTPGYDGDSDPAEEELATYIREAGDEYGTVTGRPRRVGWLDLPMLRHSTRASGFTGLAVNHVDTLAGLDELKVADAYELDGEQLETMPATTEQWADCEPVYRTFDGWDDQDWDVIAEDGYEALPENARTYLEYVSDELDVPIYAIGVGPSREDTIVRERPY, encoded by the coding sequence ATGACCGTTACGATCGTAGGGTCCCAACTCGGCGACGAAGGGAAAGGCCGGGTCGTCGACCTCTACAGCGACGAGGCCGACGTCGTCGTCCGGTATCAGGGCGGCGACAACGCCGGGCACACGGTGTGCCACAGCGGGGAGGAGTACAAACTTTCGCTGGTGCCCAGTGGCGCGATCCGGGGCAAAGTCGGCGTCCTCGGAAACGGCTGTGTGATCAACCCGCGGACGCTATTCGACGAACTCGAAATGCTCCGGGAACGGGGACTCGAACCCGACGTGCGGGTTGCCGAACGCGCACACGTGATCATGCCGTTTCATCGCGTGCTCGACGGCATCGAGGAAGACGTCAAGAGCGAAGACGACCAGGAGGTCGGCACCACGGGCCGCGGGATCGGTCCGACTTACGAGGACAAGGCCGGCCGTCGCGGAGTCCGGATTGGCGACCTGCTGGACCCCGAGGTCCTGCGCGAACGACTCGAATACGTCGTCCCGCAAAAACGGGCCATCGCGGACGACGTCTACGACCTCGACCCAGACGATCTCGAGGCGTATCCAAACGCCTTCGACATCGATGCCCTCTTCGAGGAGTTCCGCGAGTACGGCCGCCGGATCGAACGCGAGGACATGGCCGTCAACGCCGGTGCGTTCCTGAGTGACGCCCGCGAGGCCGGCAAGCGTCTCATGCTCGAAGGGGCCCAGGGGACCATCATCGACATCGATCACGGAAACTATCCCTACGTCACCTCCTCGAACCCGACCGCGGGCGGGGCGACGGTCGGCACCGGGCTCTCGCCTGGCGTCATCGGCGACGGTGAAGTGATCGGCATCGTCAAGGCCTACCTCACGCGGGTCGGTAGCGGGCCACTCCCGACGGAACTGGCCGGCGTCGAGGGTGACACACCCGGGTACGACGGTGACAGCGATCCCGCCGAAGAGGAACTCGCGACGTACATCCGCGAGGCCGGCGACGAGTACGGTACCGTCACCGGCCGACCGCGCCGGGTCGGCTGGCTCGATCTGCCGATGCTCCGGCATTCGACCCGTGCCAGTGGCTTTACCGGCCTCGCAGTCAACCACGTCGACACGCTCGCGGGACTGGACGAACTCAAGGTCGCCGACGCATACGAACTCGACGGCGAGCAACTGGAAACGATGCCCGCGACCACCGAACAGTGGGCCGATTGCGAGCCCGTCTACCGCACGTTCGACGGGTGGGACGACCAGGACTGGGACGTGATCGCCGAGGATGGGTACGAGGCCCTCCCGGAGAACGCTCGCACGTACCTAGAGTACGTCAGCGACGAACTCGATGTCCCGATCTACGCGATCGGTGTCGGCCCGTCGCGTGAAGACACGATCGTCCGCGAACGGCCGTACTGA
- a CDS encoding methytransferase partner Trm112, translated as MQEDLMDIICCPLDKQDLELDVGEREDGEIVAGTLTCTDCGETYPIEDGIPNLLPPDMREDAPA; from the coding sequence ATGCAGGAGGATCTGATGGACATCATCTGCTGTCCGCTGGACAAACAAGACCTCGAACTCGACGTCGGGGAACGCGAGGACGGCGAGATCGTCGCCGGGACGCTCACGTGTACCGACTGTGGCGAAACCTACCCGATCGAGGACGGCATCCCGAATCTCCTCCCGCCGGACATGCGCGAGGACGCCCCGGCCTGA
- a CDS encoding DUF7524 family protein, with product MHSPLPIHVNREELHDLAVPESYETRGSFEIRLINHGESSHVHLHLDDPLSSVAAIEATNHYVDGESERRVTVEVRNGASIRGKLKVAVGYGATTRYVDVDISKPVEAAQSVEVDESLSKPQPKEPEEPGGPFQGSPVLPVLSLAALALLLAVGAALVFRQFVVALGASVVFLGVTFALYALVGD from the coding sequence GTGCACAGTCCGCTCCCCATTCACGTCAACCGTGAGGAACTGCATGATCTGGCGGTTCCCGAGTCCTACGAGACGAGGGGGAGCTTCGAGATCCGGCTGATAAACCACGGCGAGTCCTCACACGTCCACCTCCACCTCGACGATCCGCTGTCCTCGGTCGCCGCGATCGAGGCGACCAACCACTACGTCGACGGCGAGAGCGAACGCCGCGTGACCGTCGAGGTCCGAAACGGCGCGTCGATCCGCGGAAAACTCAAGGTCGCCGTCGGGTACGGGGCGACGACACGGTACGTCGACGTGGATATCAGCAAGCCGGTTGAGGCGGCCCAGTCAGTCGAGGTCGACGAGTCGCTATCCAAGCCCCAGCCGAAAGAACCGGAAGAACCCGGTGGGCCCTTCCAGGGGAGTCCGGTACTGCCAGTACTGTCACTCGCAGCGCTGGCGCTGTTGCTCGCTGTCGGCGCAGCCCTCGTATTCCGACAGTTCGTCGTCGCGCTCGGGGCCTCGGTCGTGTTTCTCGGCGTTACCTTCGCGCTGTATGCCCTCGTCGGCGATTGA
- a CDS encoding DR2241 family protein: protein MDRDPVEALREAAPDGVEYDGLIARLEGETLQVAVDGSTTVADGTLADLPDSFVPFVTNWAFWHAIAPQRPADRAFLRWLERAHEDGDQSAVPARYDDLEDGVTRTWGQLRITTTLADRGQRRYEVRHVDDRDASIGDLQTYGDPDAAAEIARRDDRGRYRPLRTAPTLPTGWVFPALGPETLVAVVGAFYPATIENWYRERDGGLDVTHYREAADRQTGRYRSISELPVEALEWAAEACCADSQCLKRREWDEDGETELDVPRGDGEFPCREPCSLFVAAAKEWTDLEREQSRTYEFELTPSEKAQLDELVDAVADGRVDEIREAELGEGANRYRTRYLRAKRFEDGALPATERDDDA from the coding sequence ATGGACCGCGACCCGGTAGAGGCGCTTCGCGAAGCGGCCCCGGACGGTGTCGAGTACGACGGGCTGATCGCTCGTCTGGAGGGGGAGACCCTTCAGGTCGCCGTCGACGGATCGACGACTGTCGCCGACGGAACGCTCGCGGATCTCCCCGATTCGTTCGTTCCCTTCGTCACGAACTGGGCCTTCTGGCACGCGATCGCCCCCCAGCGACCGGCCGACCGCGCGTTCCTTCGGTGGCTCGAACGGGCCCATGAGGACGGCGACCAGTCTGCCGTCCCGGCTCGATACGATGACCTCGAAGACGGGGTTACCCGGACGTGGGGGCAACTGCGGATCACCACGACGCTGGCCGACCGGGGCCAGCGCCGATACGAGGTACGACACGTCGACGACCGGGACGCCTCTATTGGGGACCTCCAGACCTACGGCGATCCGGATGCTGCCGCGGAGATCGCCAGACGCGACGATCGCGGCCGGTACCGACCGCTGCGGACCGCGCCGACGCTACCGACGGGCTGGGTGTTCCCGGCTCTCGGACCCGAGACGCTCGTTGCGGTCGTCGGGGCCTTCTACCCGGCGACGATCGAGAACTGGTACCGGGAACGGGACGGGGGCCTCGACGTGACCCACTATCGGGAAGCAGCCGACAGACAGACCGGTCGCTACCGATCAATCTCCGAATTGCCCGTCGAGGCACTCGAATGGGCCGCCGAGGCTTGCTGTGCCGATTCACAGTGTCTCAAGCGCCGCGAGTGGGACGAGGACGGGGAAACAGAGCTGGACGTCCCACGCGGCGACGGGGAGTTCCCCTGCCGGGAGCCGTGTTCGCTGTTCGTCGCCGCGGCCAAGGAGTGGACCGACCTGGAACGCGAACAGTCCCGGACCTACGAGTTCGAGTTGACGCCGAGCGAGAAGGCCCAACTGGATGAGTTAGTCGATGCCGTCGCCGACGGGCGGGTCGACGAGATCCGCGAGGCTGAACTTGGAGAGGGAGCCAACCGGTACCGGACGCGGTACTTGCGCGCGAAACGTTTCGAAGACGGGGCGTTGCCGGCGACCGAGCGTGACGACGACGCGTGA
- a CDS encoding M48 family metalloprotease — translation MEWETDRGLTIRIGLALVFVAVLPVAFIYAFVFAINAIGLDLLAWATARPYNGEVYVESWLAIGAVAVGFAAQFLLGDSIALRSVDAGRITADERPDLVARVDRLAQIAEVERPRVAVSRSDVPNAFTIGVRPSKATIVVTEGALDTLEGDELDAVLAHELAHVKNHDVTVMSLSYVLPSLTYVVAIAAFFVLRGIFHVLGSFRHTDDDGAKGLFIAIVVLVVSAIVTMAISALFWLASFALFRTLSQYREYAADRGAAAITGKPAALASALRTVDDEMSDRPDRDLRHVDGGLEALYVAPIDDYQFGEERELISSDIFPSTHPSTNERIERLQELAGERA, via the coding sequence ATGGAGTGGGAGACCGACAGGGGGCTGACGATCCGTATCGGCCTCGCGCTCGTGTTCGTGGCCGTCCTCCCCGTGGCATTCATCTACGCGTTCGTCTTTGCGATCAACGCGATCGGCCTAGACCTCCTCGCCTGGGCAACTGCCCGCCCGTACAACGGCGAAGTCTACGTCGAGTCGTGGCTCGCGATCGGGGCGGTCGCCGTCGGGTTTGCCGCGCAGTTCCTCCTCGGTGATTCTATCGCGCTCCGGTCTGTGGACGCCGGACGCATCACCGCCGACGAGCGGCCGGATCTCGTGGCTCGCGTCGACCGGCTCGCACAGATCGCCGAGGTCGAGCGACCACGCGTCGCCGTCAGCCGTTCGGACGTCCCCAACGCCTTCACGATCGGAGTCCGTCCCTCGAAGGCAACGATCGTGGTCACTGAGGGCGCACTCGACACACTCGAGGGCGACGAACTCGACGCCGTGCTCGCCCACGAACTCGCTCACGTCAAGAACCACGATGTGACCGTGATGTCACTGTCGTACGTCCTGCCGTCGCTGACCTACGTCGTCGCGATCGCCGCCTTCTTCGTGTTGCGCGGGATCTTTCACGTCCTCGGATCGTTCAGACATACCGACGATGACGGCGCGAAAGGGCTGTTTATCGCCATCGTCGTGTTGGTCGTCAGTGCGATCGTGACGATGGCTATCTCGGCGTTGTTCTGGCTGGCGAGTTTCGCCCTCTTTCGGACACTCAGCCAGTACCGGGAGTACGCGGCCGACCGTGGTGCCGCAGCGATCACCGGTAAGCCGGCCGCCCTGGCCTCGGCACTGCGGACGGTCGACGACGAGATGAGTGACCGTCCGGATCGGGATCTCCGGCACGTCGACGGCGGCCTCGAAGCGCTGTACGTCGCGCCGATCGACGACTACCAGTTCGGCGAGGAGCGCGAGTTGATCAGCAGCGACATCTTCCCCTCGACACATCCCTCAACCAACGAGCGTATCGAACGCCTGCAGGAACTCGCGGGTGAACGGGCGTGA
- a CDS encoding outer membrane protein assembly factor BamB family protein, giving the protein MTSRRRFLAALGTTVTGIALPGCGYYPGGGDIRWREESIGGLSWAEDMGVTGETLYTVRSSGMSYDIDTETWVDGAEVVAYDTAHGRERFTEQFDRPAGAVALGDGGAAVALVEADTQSTPVVRFGPDGQMWETTVDGGVEALAVADERVYAVTADGALAVCADGSERWRVDLEPELGSDRGGFGPTVAASAEMVVCWVGGSVVCFDPDGTRRWNRSTVNARRLSIVDGEVFALAGHGLTTLEGDTGETRWISSDRVASFAVTTDAIYCRISLDVVAFDRSGARQWATSDDSGAGRNRAERDSTDYLDRVAADDRGVFVESDSGLTALATDDGSHRWTVEYDDIKAGPFLVDDGVLVVSEQGATCHVP; this is encoded by the coding sequence GTGACCTCTCGACGACGGTTTCTCGCCGCTCTCGGAACCACGGTGACCGGCATCGCTCTCCCGGGTTGTGGGTACTACCCCGGTGGTGGAGACATCCGCTGGCGCGAGGAGTCGATCGGCGGTCTCTCCTGGGCCGAAGACATGGGCGTCACCGGCGAGACGCTGTACACCGTCCGGAGTTCGGGCATGTCGTACGACATCGACACCGAGACATGGGTCGACGGCGCGGAGGTCGTCGCCTACGACACCGCCCATGGTCGCGAACGCTTCACCGAGCAGTTCGACCGACCGGCGGGCGCGGTCGCGCTGGGTGACGGCGGCGCGGCCGTCGCACTCGTCGAGGCGGACACTCAGTCGACCCCGGTCGTCCGGTTCGGCCCCGACGGACAGATGTGGGAGACGACGGTCGACGGCGGGGTCGAAGCGCTGGCCGTCGCCGATGAGCGCGTCTACGCGGTGACCGCCGACGGCGCGCTGGCAGTCTGCGCCGACGGTTCCGAGCGGTGGCGGGTCGACCTGGAACCGGAACTCGGGAGCGACCGCGGGGGGTTCGGGCCGACGGTCGCCGCGAGCGCCGAGATGGTCGTCTGCTGGGTCGGCGGATCCGTCGTCTGCTTCGACCCCGACGGAACGCGGCGTTGGAACCGGTCGACCGTCAATGCCCGGCGGCTCTCGATCGTCGACGGGGAGGTCTTCGCACTGGCAGGACACGGGTTAACGACCCTCGAGGGCGACACCGGGGAGACGCGCTGGATATCGAGCGACCGCGTCGCCTCATTCGCCGTGACCACCGACGCGATCTACTGTCGCATCTCTCTCGACGTCGTCGCGTTCGACCGGTCGGGGGCGCGTCAGTGGGCAACGAGCGACGATTCGGGCGCTGGTCGAAACCGTGCGGAGAGAGACTCGACCGACTACTTAGATCGCGTCGCCGCCGACGACCGCGGCGTCTTCGTCGAGAGCGACTCGGGGCTGACTGCGCTGGCGACCGACGACGGAAGCCACCGCTGGACGGTCGAATACGACGATATCAAGGCTGGTCCGTTCCTCGTCGACGACGGCGTCCTCGTCGTTTCGGAGCAGGGCGCGACCTGCCACGTCCCCTGA
- a CDS encoding CbiX/SirB N-terminal domain-containing protein — MPSLVVAAHGSHLNPESSRPAHEHARRIRETAAFESVQTAFWKEEPHFREALRTVDSDAVYLVPLFISEGYFTEQVVPREFRLEDWRGWNSDGTSAVSATLSAADTGQTVHYCGPVGTHDAMSDVIVRRAESIVRDPDVGEGYGLAVVGHGTERNENSAKAVEYHADRIRARDRFEEVQALFMDEKPEVDDVTDYFSSDDVVVVPLFIADGYHTQEDIPEDMGLTDDYRTGWETPTMVDGHRIWYSGAVGTEPLLADVILERAADAGADVTAAIERVREETSGVGASAD, encoded by the coding sequence ATGCCTTCCCTGGTCGTCGCTGCTCACGGGTCACACCTCAATCCCGAGTCGAGCCGTCCGGCCCACGAACACGCCCGGCGGATCCGAGAGACTGCTGCCTTCGAGTCCGTACAGACTGCCTTTTGGAAGGAAGAACCGCACTTTCGGGAGGCGCTGCGGACCGTCGACAGCGACGCGGTGTATCTCGTCCCGCTGTTCATCAGCGAGGGCTATTTCACCGAGCAGGTGGTCCCCCGAGAATTTCGCCTTGAGGACTGGCGTGGCTGGAACTCGGACGGTACCAGTGCCGTCTCGGCGACCCTTTCTGCCGCTGACACCGGTCAGACCGTCCACTACTGTGGCCCCGTCGGAACGCACGACGCGATGAGTGACGTGATCGTCCGCCGGGCAGAGTCGATTGTGCGCGATCCCGATGTCGGTGAGGGGTACGGGTTGGCGGTCGTCGGCCACGGCACCGAGCGCAACGAGAACTCCGCGAAGGCAGTCGAGTATCACGCAGACCGGATCCGTGCTCGCGATCGCTTCGAGGAAGTACAGGCACTCTTCATGGACGAGAAGCCGGAAGTCGACGACGTGACCGACTATTTCAGTAGTGACGATGTGGTCGTCGTCCCCCTCTTTATCGCGGACGGCTATCACACCCAGGAGGACATCCCCGAGGACATGGGACTCACTGACGATTATCGGACGGGGTGGGAGACGCCCACAATGGTCGACGGCCACCGGATATGGTACTCGGGGGCAGTCGGGACCGAACCGCTTTTGGCCGACGTGATCCTCGAGCGGGCGGCCGACGCCGGCGCGGACGTGACCGCGGCCATCGAACGCGTCCGCGAGGAGACCAGCGGCGTCGGTGCGTCGGCCGACTGA
- a CDS encoding DUF7523 family protein — protein sequence MTLAEQAREAVRARPFVHEALRAGVINYSAAARLLSVGEEEPVAAALRRYAVELSERDDRDRSVRVTMQTGVGRVDDPADGLLTVGDATFSPGRGSLTAVLVEGDVDPWLLTRALARLDAEDVTVEAAGVADESLVVLVERRDGPRTVQLLEDAV from the coding sequence ATGACCCTCGCAGAGCAGGCCCGGGAAGCGGTCCGGGCGCGACCGTTCGTCCACGAGGCGCTACGGGCTGGTGTAATCAACTACTCTGCGGCCGCCAGGCTACTATCCGTCGGCGAGGAAGAACCGGTCGCCGCGGCGCTCCGGCGCTACGCCGTGGAGTTGTCCGAACGCGACGATCGGGACCGATCGGTTCGAGTCACGATGCAAACCGGCGTCGGCCGGGTCGACGATCCCGCCGATGGCCTCCTCACGGTCGGGGACGCGACGTTCTCTCCGGGAAGGGGTTCCCTGACGGCCGTCCTTGTCGAAGGAGATGTCGACCCGTGGCTACTGACACGTGCGCTCGCCCGTCTGGACGCCGAGGACGTCACCGTGGAGGCGGCGGGTGTCGCAGACGAGTCACTCGTCGTCTTGGTCGAACGCCGGGACGGTCCCAGGACCGTCCAGCTCCTCGAAGACGCTGTGTAG
- the cysS gene encoding cysteine--tRNA ligase: MTLRVTNTLSGEKEAFEPQDPDEVTLYYCGLTTSDPPHLGHARGWVHVDVMHRWLEWLGYDVHHVENFTDVNEKIVARVGEVGDSEDDVARSYIQEVIRDMRSLNLKRAEVYPRVSEHVPEIIDLVETLIDREYAYESNGSVYFDVTEFEEYGELSNQTVENLDAQGNPEERGEKRHPQDFALWKAGGVAPDDIAEHRHPEAAPAADACQTAQTWDSPWGEGRPGWHIECSAMSMTHLDETLDIHVGGQDLIFPHHENEVAQSEAATGQTFAEHWLHVGLLETADEKMSSSLGNFATVEKAIAEYGLGVVRTFLLSTAYHSRATYSEKTLTEAEERFDRLKRGYERAVDTADNVNATTKVEDGDLREAVGDTREAVPEAMNDDFNTREALAALLELTNAVNRHVDDRNAYDYRGLRQAIETYEEFAVGVLGLPLSEIGGDGGEVNLAGELVELVLDVRESEREAGNYERADELRDELAAFGVEVEDGDDGPSYRLP; encoded by the coding sequence ATGACCCTGCGCGTGACGAACACGCTTTCGGGCGAGAAGGAGGCGTTCGAGCCACAGGATCCCGACGAGGTCACGCTGTATTACTGTGGCCTGACGACCTCCGACCCGCCACACCTGGGCCACGCCCGCGGGTGGGTCCACGTCGACGTCATGCACCGCTGGCTCGAGTGGCTCGGGTACGATGTCCACCACGTCGAGAACTTCACCGACGTCAACGAGAAGATCGTCGCCCGGGTCGGCGAAGTGGGCGACAGCGAGGACGACGTGGCCCGATCCTACATCCAAGAGGTCATCAGAGACATGCGCTCGCTGAACCTCAAACGCGCCGAGGTCTACCCCCGCGTCTCCGAGCACGTCCCCGAAATAATCGACCTCGTCGAAACGCTGATCGACCGGGAATACGCCTACGAATCCAACGGGTCGGTGTACTTCGACGTGACTGAATTCGAGGAGTACGGCGAGCTTTCGAACCAGACTGTAGAGAATCTCGACGCCCAGGGAAATCCCGAAGAGCGCGGCGAGAAGCGCCACCCCCAGGACTTCGCCCTCTGGAAGGCCGGCGGCGTCGCCCCCGATGACATCGCCGAGCATCGCCATCCCGAGGCTGCACCCGCAGCGGATGCTTGCCAGACGGCCCAAACGTGGGATTCGCCGTGGGGTGAGGGGCGGCCGGGCTGGCACATCGAGTGCTCGGCGATGAGCATGACCCACCTCGATGAGACCCTGGACATCCACGTCGGCGGTCAGGATCTGATCTTTCCCCACCACGAGAACGAGGTCGCCCAGAGCGAGGCCGCGACCGGACAGACGTTCGCCGAGCACTGGCTGCACGTCGGACTGCTGGAGACAGCCGACGAGAAGATGTCGTCCTCGCTTGGCAACTTCGCCACCGTCGAGAAAGCCATCGCGGAATACGGCCTTGGTGTCGTCCGAACCTTCCTGCTGTCGACGGCCTATCACAGCCGGGCGACATACAGCGAGAAGACACTCACAGAGGCCGAAGAGAGATTCGATCGCCTGAAGCGTGGCTACGAGCGCGCCGTCGACACCGCCGACAACGTCAACGCGACGACGAAGGTCGAAGACGGTGACTTGCGGGAAGCCGTCGGCGACACGCGCGAGGCCGTACCCGAGGCGATGAACGACGATTTCAACACCCGCGAGGCGCTGGCTGCGCTCCTGGAACTGACCAACGCGGTCAACCGCCACGTCGACGACCGGAACGCCTACGACTATCGTGGCCTCCGGCAGGCGATCGAGACCTACGAGGAGTTCGCCGTCGGCGTGCTCGGGTTGCCGCTGAGTGAGATAGGCGGTGACGGCGGCGAGGTCAACCTCGCCGGGGAACTCGTCGAACTCGTCTTGGATGTCCGCGAATCCGAACGTGAAGCCGGCAACTACGAGCGTGCCGACGAGTTGCGCGACGAACTGGCCGCATTTGGCGTCGAGGTCGAGGACGGAGACGACGGACCGAGTTATCGACTCCCCTGA